A window of the Aspergillus flavus chromosome 6, complete sequence genome harbors these coding sequences:
- a CDS encoding fungal-specific transcription factor domain-containing protein, translated as MSRNSQQDDSRRHIPLDPMTKTLAHADKGVAKQEPSRHKVCSACRHKKQGGDFGATLRCSICRERRASGARNEERYRADMRRRVMINRLETNIERMESRLLDMGLRLSESNTNAAQEFLCSNVPVLKHSDNNTASDPEFGNFCAGGEPNAMSTTSIAGANPGIVFSYKSVEDWPPCLASFSIPRSLVDAPLAGGFSAISPKGMEWISQKVGNLSLANLSSLLSAKHLDENTTNSPLHGAFPSRVFCSLPTKDEIVSLVQSYIEDFNMLFPIFQRSELLSLFNQKSLDMRVQTPSQWACINAVLATAYMIRPQEASGTDHHQKSWLFIQNALEMVNELCFGPPDLLGLQALLLLVTFLLGTSAENPCGFLVSAAIRICHELGLGKTEGGSPLCSEGIQHKRTLFWIAYCLDRELSLRFSEPPAQSDEDFSVTLPMEAPTDSKYSMPTSDLSGSFNAFRSTCQLAIIKGQLYKDLYSPAAEDRPLSQVIASVGVLDEKLQEWKRSIPPEYQPEKAVADGHRSKISPVLLLLHYSYFHCVIAIHRRVVARGLSTGTDLLEKDDFTSSPASLSNPRVLLSTSLCTKAARASINLTKYLSQDNTPLFGSLIYYPVIASMTLSWSIIRNPQDAYRGYNLKLIDRTEDFLSSQAFCKAFEGIRRLVKQCAEYRSIAEAAVKATM; from the exons ATGAGTCGCAACAGCCAGCAAGATGATTCTCGTCGACATATACCCCTTGATCCCATGACCAAGACACTTGCGCACGCAGATAAAGGGGTTGCGAAACAGGAACCTTCAAGACACAAA GTTTGCAGCGCATGCCGTCACAAGAAACAAGGTGGGGACTTCGGCGCAACACTCAGATGCTCTATATGTCGAGAGCGTCGAGCTTCTGGTGCGCGCAATGAGGAGAGATACAGAGCAGATATGAGAAG ACGTGTGATGATCAACCGACTGGAAACGAACATCGAACGGATGGAGTCTCGATTACTTGATATGGGGCTTAGACTGAGCGAAAGTAACACAAATGCTGCTCAAGAATTTCTATGCTCAAATGTCCCTGTATTGAAACACTCCGATAATAACACCGCAAGTGACCCGGAGTTTGGAAATTTTTGCGCTGGCGGGGAGCCAAACGCCATGAGCACTACTAGCATTGCTGGTGCTAATCCAGGCATAGTATTCTCATATAAAAGCGTGGAAGATTGGCCGCCTTGTCTTGCATCTTTCTCCATTCCGCGGTCGTTGGTCGATGCACCACTTGCTGGAG GTTTTTCGGCTATCTCTCCAAAAGGGATGGAGTGGATATCTCAAAAAGTTGGAAACCTATCGTTAGCGAATCTCTCTTCATTACTATCGGCGAAACATCTTGATGAAAATACAACCAATAGTCCTCTCCATGGCGCATTCCCCAGCCGAGTGTTTTGCTCACTCCCAACAAAAGATGAAATTGTCTCCCTCGTGCAAAGTTACATCGAGGACTTCAATATGCTATTCCCAATTTTTCAGCGGTCTGAGCTGCTATCACTCTTCAATCAGAAAAGCTTGGACATGAGAGTTCAAACACCGAGCCAATGGGCCTGCATAAATGCAGTACTAGCAACAGCATACATGATCCGCCCTCAAGAAGCATCCGGGAcagatcatcatcagaaAAGCTGGTTGTTCATCCAAAATGCCTTAGAAATGGTGAATGAGCTCTGTTTTGGCCCACCAGATCTGTTGGGTCTCCAAGCGCTCCTACTATTG GTTACCTTTCTTCTGGGGACATCGGCTGAGAATCCTTGTGGTTTTTTGGTCTCCGCTGCTATTCGCATCTGTCACGAACTTGGTTTGGGCAAGACAGAAGGCGGCTCTCCTTTGTGTTCGGAGGGAATTCAGCACAAGCGGACACTGTTTTGGATCGCTTATTGCTTAGATCGAGA GCTATCCCTTCGGTTCTCTGAACCGCCAGCGCAAAGCGATGAAGACTTCAGTGTGACCTTACCAATGGAAGCACCAACCGACAGCAAGTACAGCATGCCAACCAGTGATCTATCTGGGAGCTTCAATGCGTTCCGGTCAACTTGCCAGCTGGCTATTATCAAGGGGCAACTATATAAGGATCTTTACTCCCCAGCTGCGGAGGATAGGCCACTGAGCCAGGTCATCGCTTCGGTTGGAGTGTTAGACGAGAAGCTTCAGGAGTGGAAACGAAGCATTCCGCCCGAGTATCAGCCGGAAAAGGCCGTGGCTGATGGCCACCGGTCAAAAATCTCTCCTGTGTTACTCCTGCTACATTATTCGTACTTCCACTGCGTGATTGCAATTCACCGTCGTGTTGTCGCCAGGGGCTTGAGCACTGGGACAGACCttctggagaaggatgacTTCACGAGCTCGCCCGCCTCGTTATCTAATCCCCGGGTATTACTGTCTACGTCACTCTGCACCAAAGCCGCTAGAGCATCTATCAACCTTACAAAATATTTATCGCAGGATAATACACCCCTTTTTGG ATCCTTGATCTATTACCCAGTGATTGCGTCAATGACGCTCTCATGGAGTATCATACGCAACCCTCAAGATGCTTATCGAGGATACAATTTGAAACTAATTGACCGGACAGAGGATTTCCTGTCCTCTCAAGCTTTTTGCAAAGCTTTTGAGGGGATACGGCGCCTTGTGAAGCAGTGCGCTGAATACCGCTCCATTGCGGAAGCTGCAGTAAAGGCCACAATGTAG
- a CDS encoding P-loop containing nucleoside triphosphate hydrolase protein, whose amino-acid sequence MPPKKAVVQEKVLLGRPGNNLKSGIVGLANVGKSTLFQAITKSNLGNPANFPYATIDPEEARVIVPDDRFDWLCEHYKPKSQVPANLTVYDIAGLTRGASTGAGLGNAFLSHIRAVDAIFQVVRCFDDAEIIHVEGDVDPARDLDIISEELRVKDIEFVEKALEGLTKQTKRGGQSLEMKKLREEEATVAKVLEHLKSGKDVRKADWGPKEVEVINPLQLLTAKPVVYLVNLSEKDYIRQKNKRLPDVLEWVKKNSPGDPIIPFSACFEERLTRFETEKEAIEECKNLNTKSALPKVITTMRTSLNLASFFTTGADEVRQWTIRKGIKAPSAAGVIHTDFEKTFIQAIVYNYSTLREYGDEAAVKAAGKVMTKGKDYVVEDGDILLIKAGAARG is encoded by the exons ATGCCTCCCAAGAAAGCTGTTGTACAAGAGAAGGTCCTTCTGGGCCGTCCAGGAAATAACCTGAAGAGCGGTATC GTTGGTCTGGCCAACGTCGGTAAATCGACGCTCTTCCAAGCCATCACCAAGTCCAACTTGGGTAACCCGGCCAACTTCCCCTATGCCACCATTGACCCCGAAGAGGCGCGTGTCATCGTTCCCGATGATCGTTTCGACTGGTTGTGCGAGCATTACAAGCCCAAGTCGCAGGTTCCTGCCAACTTGACGGTCTATGATATCGCCGGTCTGACTCGTGGTGCCTCTACCGGTGCTGGTCTCGGTAACGCTTTCTTGTCCCACATCCGTGCCGTCGATGCTATCTTCCAAGTTGTGCGCTGCTTCGATGATGCTGAGATTATTCACGTCGAGGGTGACGTCGACCCCGCTCGTGATCTGGACATCATCAGCGAGGAACTCCGTGTCAAGGATATTGAGTTTGTTGAGAAAGCTCTGGAGGGCTTGACGAAGCAGACGAAGCGCGGTGGTCAGTCActtgagatgaagaagctgcGCGAGGAGGAAGCTACTGTTGCCAAGGTCCTCGAGCACCTGAAGTCCGGCAAGGATGTCCGCAAGGCCGATTGGGGCCCCAAAGAG GTTGAGGTCATCAACcccctccagctcctcacTGCTAAGCCTGTTGTCTACCTAGTCAACCTTAGCGAGAAAGACTACATCCGCCAGAAGAATAAGCGCCTTCCCGATGTTCTGGAATGGGTGAAGAAAAACTCTCCTGGTGACCCTATAATTCCCTTCTCGGCCTGTTTCGAGGAGCGCCTTACCCGGTTCGAGACTGAAAAGGAGGCCATCGAGGAGTGCAAGAACCTGAACACCAAGTCTGCCTTGCCCAAGGTGATCACCACCATGCGTACATCTCTGAACCTGGCCAGTTTCTTCACCACTGGTGCCGATGAAGTCCGCCAGTGGACCATCCGCAAGGGTATCAAGGCTCCTTCTGCTGCCGGTGTCATTCACACCGACTTTGAGAAGACTTTTATCCAGGCCATTGTTTACAACTATAGCACTCTGCGTGAGTACGGCGATGAAGCCGCCGTCAAGGCCGCCGGTAAGGTCATGACCAAGGGTAAGGACTACGTCGTTGAGGACGGTGATATCCTCCTGATCAAAGCCGGTGCCGCCCGTGGCTAA
- a CDS encoding putative RNA-binding protein with PUA domain protein: MFKKDIPPSNRSKVKSSVQRGLRQRFVEAYPGFEPYIDDILPKKAQLDAVKLPEKCTLYTIDSTPLFYQPQDGPPIPHLKLLHQYPTALPTVQIDRGAIRFVLAGAALMAPGLTSPGGRLPEKENALEAGQVVAVLAEGKETACLVGTLKMGTEDMKSKGKGVVMEDGHYLGDGLWRMHLD, translated from the exons ATGTTCAAGAAAGA TATCCCCCCGAGCAACCGCTCAAAAGTGAAATCCAGCGTGCAGCGCGGCCTCCGCCAACGCTTCGTAGAAGCATACCCAGGCTTCGAACCTTacattgatgatatcctgcCGAAGAAAGCTCAGCTCGATGCTGTTAAACT TCCCGAAAAATGCACCCTCTACACAATCGACTCCACACCCCTCTTCTACCAACCCCAAGACGGCCCTCCCATTCCACACCTAAAACTCCTCCACCAATATCCCACCGCCCTCCCAACCGTACAGATCGACCGCGGCGCGATCCGCTTCGTGCTAGCCGGCGCCGCGCTCATGGCGCCCGGATTAACGAGTCCCGGGGGCCGGTTAccggagaaggagaatgcGTTGGAGGCGGGACAGGTGGTTGCTGTTTTGgcggaggggaaggagaCGGCTTGTCTTGTTGGGACGTTGAAGATGGGGACGGAGGATATGAAGAGTAAGGGGAAGGGGGTTGTGATGGAGGATGGACATTATTTGGGGGATGGGTTGTGGAGGATGCATCTTGAttag
- a CDS encoding DUF1339 domain protein, with protein MYWPNGVPRVYAVNGPAIPFVPSDDNEELDLERSVEQRLSLNDNGPKEPFRAEVAWADEAIDGICVSRSGHMFATMTATSIAVWQTRPTAVVAAVARSASSLSTYGPNLALLMHPDSTIIVVQTLNGYLLTYTVATDPHGHVYQQHFDHSAQSRRQQLAREEDANGVRDASIRFRMAIKIESGIVKALALDNELVVATVKPAAIQCIRWTPDAHGAQTTSELLSRILGVSKRTSITEMVYDRAINLLVWVTNEGQAYAVQRVPEGSRGPENPKKLFNGHCFHSPKNDGEKALRVAVNARFSLLTVNCANGDIFVYTAKDYLGNVPLSHKLQLPASPHTTGNLSFMSYSPDGYCLFAGYERGWTTWSVFGKPGGNSFSTDRSLAETNAEDWLTGVSYGCWIGGGSDIILTAQNDRRLWIMETARSALTGCFSSANLARGLLQTGTEIILYRGHDLPDLMTISGKDSLWHHAQYPPSYLHSQWPIRSSVVSQDGRYVAIAGRRGLAHYSVNSGRWKVFEDSKIENSFAVRGGMCWYGHILIAAIESDGSYELRLYSRELPLNNHSILHIEYLPSPVVFIGPSGEDSILVYTYDNILYHFIINSMHTRITLVPVGQIAFNGIVRAPTRVRAISWVLPEDQMRDGDPSQDVKVASVLLLVDGNLVLLQPSQSPTGDLKYDMRVVSHDVEYYILMRDQLSFNFAPPVDESLPASPSAEMALNMRHHNLSLRDSLWTFCGKDLLAWGDVQDVLRREDVPKAIEIPLDFYPLSVLLNKGIVLGVESEMTQRRDTTFAVLMFAIRTHLFLPYFLQYCLVHGDMPAALSLCQHFSHLSYFPHALEILLHHVLDDEVDNVSRDSKVDDPSQKHDPLLPSVISFLQTSLPARVYLDIVVQCTRKTELRSWRTLFNYLPPPRDLFEQALRLDSLKTAVGYLLVLQAFEDDDGHEAPIEDYVVRLLVLASQKGEWELCAELARFLIALDGSGEMLRRAIDRTGLRNGGLPGAGLNGSGTSMKGLGLAITPSWSSLSAASSISPRQSISRQGSNTSRTPDRMDSVDEVS; from the exons ATGTACTGGCCCAATGGAGTACCTCGGGTCTATGCGGTCAATGGCCCTGCGATTCCCTTCGTGCCGTCCGACGATAATGAAGAATTAGATTTGGAGCGCTCTGTAGAACAGAGACTATCGCTGAATGACAATGGGCCCAAGGAACCATTTAGGGCGGAGGTTGCCTGGGCTGACGAGGCCATTGACGGCATCTGCGTCTCTCGGAGTGGTCATATGTTTGCGACTATGACAGCTACTTCAATAGCTGTGTGGCAAACAAGA CCGACCGCGGTTGTCGCCGCTGTCGCCCGATCCGCTTCGTCACTTAGCACTTATGGTCCGAATCTAGCTCTGCTGATGCACCCCGACTCGACGATAATCGTTGTTCAAACGCTCAACGGATACCTCCTCACCTATACAGTTGCTACCGATCCACATGGTCATGTTTATCAGCAGCATTTCGATCACTCTGCCCAAAGCCGCCGGCAGCAGCTTGCCCGTGAGGAAGATGCGAATGGCGTCCGGGATGCCAGTATTCGCTTTAGGATGGCTATCAAGATAGAGTCTGGGATTGTGAAAGCTCTGGCGCTGGACAACGAGCTTGTGGTAGCTACCGTGAAACCCGCGGCAATTCAATGCATTCGATGGACACCTGATGCGCACGGAGCCCAAACGACCTCGGAATTGCTAAGTCGCATATTGGGGGTGTCTAAGCGGACATCCATTACGGAGATGGTGTACGACCGTGCTATCAACCTCTTGGTGTGGGTTACGAATGAAGGACAGGCGTACGCAGTCCAACGCGTACCTGAGGGCTCGCGTGGTCCGGAGAACCCAAAGAAGCTCTTCAACGGTCACTGCTTCCACAGTCCGAAGAACGACGGCGAGAAAGCGCTCAGGGTTGCCGTCAATGCTCGGTTCTCGCTGCTTACTGTGAACTGCGCCAACGGTGACATCTTTGTGTATACTGCTAAAGACTACCTTGGAAATGTCCCACTATCTCATAAACTGCAACTCCCAGCATCGCCTCATACAACAGGCAATTTAAGCTTCATGTCCTATTCGCCGGATGGCTACTGTCTCTTCGCAGGCTACGAACGTGGTTGGACAACATGGAGCGTGTTCGGCAAGCCGGGAGGAAATAGTTTCTCGACGGACAGGTCTCTTGCCGAGACCAATGCCGAGGATTGGCTCACAGGAGTCTCATATGGATGTTGGATAGGTGGAGGCTCAGATATCATCTTGACCGCACAGAATGATCGTCGCCTATGGATTATGGAGACGGCACGGAGCGCTTTGACAGGCTGCTTTTCATCCGCGAATCTTGCTAGAGGATTACTACAAACTGGAACCGAGATCATTCTGTATCGAGGGCATGACTTACCCGACCTTATGACTATCTCGGGCAAGGACTCTCTCTGGCATCATGCGCAATATCCCCCGAGCTACCTCCACTCGCAGTGGCCAATTCGTTCCAGCGTAGTCTCCCAAGATGGGAGATATGTAGCAATTGCAGGCAGAAGAGGCCTAGCACACTACAGTGTCAACAGTGGACGCTGGAAAGTCTTCGAGGACTCTAAAATAGAGAACTCGTTCGCGGTCCGAGGTGGCATGTGCTGGTACGGACATATCTTGATAGCCGCCATTGAAAGCGATGGGTCATACGAG CTGCGTTTATACTCGCGAGAACTGCCCCTGAACAATCATTCGATCTTGCACATTGAATATCTCCCTTCACCCGTGGTCTTCATCGGGCCGTCGGGCGAGGACTCCATTCTCGTTTACACATATGATAACATCCTGTATCATTTCATCATTAATTCTATGCACACTCGAATCACACTTGTTCCCGTTGGCCAAATTGCGTTTAACGGCATTGTGCGAGCACCCACGCGAGTCCGGGCGATCAGCTGGGTCTTGCCGGAAGATCAAATGC GCGATGGCGACCCATCTCAAGATGTGAAAGTGGcatctgttcttcttttggtcGACGGCAATTTGGTTTTGTTACAGCCGTCTCAATCGCCCACCGGGGATTTGAAGTATGACATGCGAGTGGTATCGCACGATGTCGAGTATTACATTCTGATGCGTGACCAATTGTCATTCAACTTTGCTCCACCCGTGGATGAATCCCTTCCGGCCAGCCCATCCGCCGAAATGGCTTTGAATATGCGTCATCATAACCTATCATTGAGAGACTCTCTCTGGACCTTTTGTGGCAAAGACCTCCTCGCTTGGGGCGATGTGCAAGATGTCCTGCGACGAGAAGATGTCCCGAAGGCAATTGAGATACCCCTAGACTTTTATCCTCTATCCGTTTTGTTGAACAAGGGCATTGTTTTGGGAGTAGAGTCAGAAATGACCCAACGACGCGATACCACTTTTGCTGTGCTGATGTTTGCCATTCGA ACCCACCTCTTCCTTCCGTACTTCTTGCAATACTGCTTAGTTCATGGAGATATGCCGGCTGCGCTGTCACTATGTCAACATTTCTCCCATCTTTCATACTTTCCGCACGCCCTTGAAATCCTCCTTCACCACGTTTTGGACGACGAAGTCGACAATGTAAGTCGAGATAGCAAAGTGGACGACCCTTCGCAAAAGCACGATCCTCTGCTTCCATCGGTCATCTCCTTCCTTCAAACCTCCCTTCCTGCGCGGGTGTATTTGGACATTGTCGTTCAATGCACGCGGAAAACCGAACTTCGTTCATGGCGCACTCTTTTCAACTATCTCCCACCTCCAAGAGACCTGTTTGAGCAGGCTCTCAGGCTCGACTCCCTTAAGACAGCCGTCGGCTACCTTCTTGTGCTGCAGGCgtttgaggatgatgatggtcaTGAGGCACCTATTGAAGACTATGTCGTTCGATTGCTCGTGCTGGCCTCGCAGAAAGGCGAGTGGGAACTCTGCGCCGAGCTGGCAAGATTCCTCATTGCACTCGACGGGTCTGGCGAGATGCTTCGACGAGCTATTGACCGAACGGGTCTTCGAAACGGGGGTCTCCCAGGGGCCGGCCTAAATGGATCCGGAACGAGCATGAAAGGTCTCGGCCTAGCAATCACACCGTCTTGGTCATCACTATCTGCCGCATCATCCATCTCGCCCCGTCAAAGCATCTCCCGCCAGGGGAGCAACACATCCCGAACCCCGGACAGAATGGACAGCGTTGACGAAGTTTCGTGA
- a CDS encoding hsc70 cochaperone: protein MLRVTAATAITCTGACRQTCQTVQLTAPTESKKRLALAIIDFLGSSLKDGTLTADDAESIEIAQSCIADTFKVDPSDEAAVKDAVGGQSLANIYSVYEKLRNKGDSAGAGAQTSSSQKPQAGAPTAESDKLKSEGNAAMARKDYNSAIDLYTKALSIAPSNPIYLSNRAAAYSASGQHEKAAEDAELATAVDPKYSKAWSRLGLARFDLADFHGAKEAYEKGIEAEGNGGSEAMKRGLETSKRKIAESTRGAEPPADAVDDAAGASRGAGGMPDLSSLAGLMGGGRGGGGGMPDLSSLMNNPMFSSMAQNLMSNPDMLNNLMSNPQLRQMADNFGRGGGMPDMSSLMSDPNIADMARNLMGGGGAGGAGGAGRGQ, encoded by the exons ATGTTGAGGGTGACGGCAGCGACGGCCATCACGTGCACGGGAGCTTGCAGGCAAACGTGCCAAACAGTACAGCTTACA GCTCCTACCGAGTCCAAGAAGCGCTTGGCGCTTGCAATCATCGACTTTCTGGGCTCCAGCTTGAAGGATGGAACCCTTACTGCTGATGACGCAGAATCGATCGAAATCGCTCAGTCATGCATCGCGGATACCTTCAAGGTTGACCCTTCCGATGAGGCTGCTGTGAAGGACGCTGTCGGCGGTCAGTCTCTTGCAAACATCTATAGTGTCTACGAGAAGCTCCGCAACAAGGGTGACTCTGCTGGCGCCGGAGCGCAGACCAGCTCGAGCCAGAAGCCCCAGGCTGGTGCTCCTACTGCCGAGTCTGATAAGCTGAAGTCGGAGGGTAATGCTGCCATGGCGCGCAAGGACTACAACTCTGCTATCGATCTCTACACCAAGGCTTTGTCCATTGCCCCCTCCAACCCTATCTACCTCTCCAACCGTGCTGCTGCCTATTCCGCCTCCGGTCAACACGAGAAGGCCGCCGAGGATGCCGAGCTCGCCACTGCCGTCGACCCCAAGTATTCCAAGGCATGGAGCCGTCTGGGTCTTGCTCGTTTTGACTTGGCTGATTTCCACGGCGCTAAGGAGGCCTATGAGAAGGGCATCGAAGCTGAAGGTAATGGCGGCAGCGAGGCCATGAAGAGAGGTTTGGAGACCTCCAAGAGGAAGATCGCGGAATCTACTCGTGGTGCCGAACCTCCTgctgatgctgttgatgatGCCGCTGGCGCAAGCCGTGGTGCTGGCGGCATGCCAgacctctcctccctcgccGGCTTGATGGGTGGTGGCCGCGGTGGCGGTGGCGGCATGCCCGACCTTAGCTCCCTCATGAATAACCCTATGTTCTCCAGCATGGCTCAGAACCTGATGAGCAACCCGGACATGCTCAACAACCTCATGAGCAACCCTCAGTTGAGGCAGATGGCAGATAACTTCGGccgtggtggtggtatgCCAGATATGTCGAGCCTGATGAGCGACCCTAACATCGCTGACAT GGCTCGGAATCTAatgggtggtggtggcgcCGGTGGTGCCGGTGGTGCCGGACGTGGtcaataa
- a CDS encoding putative mitochondrial inner membrane translocase subunit TIM44 → MISATRLSATARAATLRSQVPSLRTAASQRSSIQAYSYSTSPTARLSLSFNTERANRPVSQILSPYAALPLTRSFHVSSSRWQQQEQKKEKQSEESKEESKEEKDEGKSDEEKKNAPPPPPHGDKTPWQVFRETLQSEFKASKEWNESTKALASSAHQFTENENIKKARAAYEAAQGAAATKTGAALKTTGQALGKGASWTWNTPVVKGLRKGVNATGSGIEKVTRPVRETEAYKNVKDAIDDGSSSRYGGYIDKEERRRLRKKREELELKAGKRIEPMVEDPNAGTNITLHKDSAWKESWRDFKDSNPMMQKLFAFKETYNESENPLISTARSISDRVAGFFAENETAQVIKKFREMDPNFQMEEFLREMREYILPEVLDAYVKGDVETLKLWLSDAQFSVYAALAKQYTTAGLKSDGRILDVRGVEVMNARMLDPGDIPVFVVTCRSQEVHVYKNVKTGELAAGMEDKVQLVTYAIGLTRIPEDVNNPETRGWRLIELQKAARDYI, encoded by the exons ATGATTTCGGCTACTAGATTGTCGGCCACCGCGCGGGCGGCCACCTTGCGGTCTCAAGTACCGAGTTTGAGAACAGCTGCTTCTCAGCGGTCATCTATCCAGGCTTACTCTTACTCGACTTCGCCTACAGCCAGACTCTCCCTTTCCTTTAATACCGAACGCGCCAACCGTCCTGTCTCCCAAATACTTTCCCCGTACGCTGCTCTTCCACTCACGCGATCCTTCCATGTCAGCAGTTCTCGCTggcaacaacaagaacagaagaaggagaaacaaTCCGAGGAATCTAAGGAGGAATCtaaggaggaaaaggatgAAGGCAAGTCTGatgaggaaaagaagaatgcgcctcctccccctcctcacGGAGACAAGACTCCCTGGCAGGTCTTCAGAGAGACTCTGCAGTCAGAGTTCAAGGCCTCCAAGGAGTGGAACGAGTCCACCAAGGCTCTTGCATCTTCAGCACATCAGTTCACAGAGAATGAGAATATCAAGAAGGCTCGTGCCGCCTATGAAGCCGCCCAAGGAGCGGCTGCGACCAAAACCGGAGCTGCTTTGAAGACCACCGGTCAAGCCCTCGGCAAAGGAGCTTCCTGGACATGGAATACTCCCGTCGTTAAGGGTCTCCGAAAGGGTGTTAACGCGACCGGTTCTGGAATCGAGAAGGTGACGCGGCCTGTGAGAGAGACCGAGGCTTACAAGAACGTTAAGGATGCCATCGACGATGGCAGTAGCTCCCGCTATGGTGGTTATATTGATAAGGAGGAGCGCCGCAgactgaggaagaagcgTGAAGAATTGGAATTGAAGGCTGGTAAGCGGATTGAGCCCATGGTTGAAGATCCAAA CGCCGGCACCAACATCACACTTCATAAGGACTCTGCCTGGAAGGAGTCATGGCGCGACTTCAAGGACTCCAACCCTATGATGCAGAAACTCTTCGCTTTCAAGGAAACATATAACGAGTCTGAGAATCCATTGATCAGCACTGCCCGCAGCATTTCCGACCGCGTGGCTGGATTCTTTGCCGAAAATGAAACTGCCCAAGTCATTAAGAAGTTCCGTGAAATGGATCCCAACTTTCAGATGGAGGAATTCTTGCGGGAAATGCGTGAATATATCCTTCCTGAGGTTTTGGACGCGTACGTCAAGGGAGATGTTGAGACACTCAAGCTTTGGCTGTCCGATGCTCAGTTCAGCGTCTACGCTGCCCTCGCCAAACAGTACACAACTGCCGGCCTAAAATCCGATGGTCGTATCCTCGATGTCCGTGGCGTTGAAGTCATGAACGCCCGTATGTTGGACCCTGGCGATATTCCCGTGTTCGTGGTGACCTGCCGTTCACAGGAAGTACATGTGTACAAGAACGTGAAGACCGGCGAGCTTGCCGCTGGTATGGAGGATAAGGTCCAGCTGGTCACTTATGCCATCGGTCTCACGAGGATTCCTGAAGATGTTAACAACCCGGAGACCCGGGGTTGGAGGTTGATCGAGTTGCAGAAGGCTGCTCGTGACTACATCTAA
- a CDS encoding putative 37S ribosomal protein S11, which produces MNTTFASSLLKALPSVGRQCQLRTSSIRLIRPFSSTHGTSASDAKDKTRQIERQILNAKPEAAADENSALSAITKMMQGERTRTNQNVSRDYSRMAESLEAEMIKQPYADRAPPHHLHVFSHKHNTILTLTRPNGNPLLSMSCGHLGFRKGHRSGYDPAYQLTSHVFGQMQERGYLLDINRLEIVFRGFGLGREAFTKVLLGNEGKNVRGLVSRVTDSTRIKFGGTRSRKVRRLG; this is translated from the coding sequence ATGAACACCACGTTTGCGAGTTCCTTGTTGAAGGCATTACCTTCAGTTGGTCGGCAATGCCAACTTCGTACCTCTTCGATTCGGCTCATCAGACCGTTCTCCTCAACCCATGGAACATCCGCGTCAGATGCTAAAGACAAGACCCGGCAAATTGAGAGACAGATTCTGAATGCGAAGCCCGAGGCAGCCGCCGATGAGAACTCCGCACTCTCGGCGATCACCAAGATGATGCAAGGAGAGAGGACTCGCACAAATCAGAATGTGAGCCGTGATTACTCTCGAATGGCAGAGAGCCTGGAAGCCGAAATGATTAAGCAACCCTACGCCGACCGTGCTCCTCCGCATCACCTACATGTCTTCTCACATAAGCACAACACCATTTTGACCTTGACACGACCTAATGGCAACCCGCTGTTATCCATGAGCTGCGGCCATCTCGGTTTCCGCAAAGGGCACCGTTCGGGATACGACCCGGCATACCAATTGACGTCCCATGTGTTCGGTCAGATGCAGGAACGGGGCTATCTTCTTGACATCAATCGTTTGGAGATCGTATTTCGCGGGTTTGGACTGGGCCGTGAGGCTTTCACCAAGGTTCTGCTGGGTAACGAGGGTAAGAACGTTCGTGGGCTAGTCAGCCGCGTAACGGACTCGACTCGTATAAAGTTTGGTGGTACCAGGAGCAGGAAGGTACGGAGACTGGGTTAG